In the Nitrobacter sp. NHB1 genome, GGCACTAAAAAGATGTATTGATAATATATCTTTTTAGTGAGAGGTCAAGCTATGACCATTTCGCTTCGACTAGAAGTCCGAGCAGAGGTGCAGCCTGCTCAAGGCCCTATCCTTCAGGAATGTTTGCCAGGGACTCGGAGTTTCCCGAAACGGCCGAGCTCGCGTGCCGGATCTTCACGGCCTTTCGTGCTCCGCATGAATCCCCTGACGCTCGAGCGCAGCGGACCCAACGAGAACCCGAGAATGGAGAAAATGACATGTTGAGCAATTCCCATCGCCATGTGCGCCCAACAAACGAAGCAGCCCGAGCCTATCTCGAATCGCTGATTAGCGAAGACTTCGAGCGGTGCCATCCCGGGGAAACACTCGATGACATTAAGCGCAGAGCATCGTTTTCGAAAGAAGATAAGGGTCTCCTTCGCGACTGGATGGCGGTGGCGGCCAGACGGGCTGCAGCGGATCCGCCCAAGCTATCAGTCAAGCTCGCCGCCTAACCGGCACGTCTGCGCAGCGCCAATCACGCCGCCGGCCGCACTCCAAAATCCTTTGGCCTGAGCATAGGTCGGCAAGCTGACGCCAAGGAGTCAATGCTGGCGGCTCCCGACGATCTTTCCCGGGGCTCGTCGGAGGGGCGTCGAACGCGTCCGTCCCAAGATGATGACGGTGGTCGCCATCGTAACGGGCCTGCTGCCTATCCCGTGGAGTACCGGTACCCGGTCGGAGATCATGCAGCGCATCGCTGTGCCGATGATTGACGGGATGACGTAGTCGACGCTGCCGACACTCGTCGTGATCCATCACACGTCCTTGAACTCGCGAACCAACTGGAATCCAGTTGACCTCGCGCAAAAAGAGAATCGGCCGGCGAAGTAGAATTAGGTTCCTTCAACGATGGAGCAAGCCGATGCAGAACGTCTTGGTCCAAGCGGTCGCCGCTTTCTCCCTTCTACCCGGGGCAGTATGGGCGCAGGCGCCGTCAGATGCCGAAGGCTACTACGGGTGGAGGCACATGATGGGGTGGGGCGGAGGGTACGCCATGATCTTTGGTCCGTTGTTCATGATCCTTTTTCTCGCAGTCCTAGTTGCCCTAGCGGTTGTCCTCGCGCGCTGGCTGGGCGGCGCATGGCCAGGGACATATCCGCCACACCAATTGTCCTCCACCCCGACGCCACTTGATATTCTCAAGGAGCGCTTTGCGCGCGGCGAGATCGACAAAGCGGAATTCGAGGATCGGCGGCGCGTTCTCGGCGAGTAACTCGGCGCGCCACCAAATCTGGTCTTCCATTTATAAAACGTCGCATCGCTGATCCGTGCTTCCGACAAAGCTCCTTTGTCTTGAGGCCAGCCTCGTGTTCGGCCAGCACCGCGGTGATCTGCGCTTCAGTGAAACGGCTTCGCCGCATGGTTCATCTCCAATGGATGGGCCCAACCTACCAATGGCAGGAGATCCAGGGAACACGTCATGACATAGTCACTTTGGAAGGTCCTGGACGTGACCGTTTAAGGCGACGTAAAGAACAATTCTGTTTCAGATCAAATGATGCGTACGCTCTTTGAAAGAGGCGTAGAATTTTTTCCATCAGCGCGTGGCTCGTGGCAATTATCAATGCTGAAAGCAGCGCTCCCGCCTTCCTAAAAATGGAAAGGAGCGCGCCATGTGCGTGATGGAATAACCGCGCGCATTGATTCTAGCGCAAATCAAATATCGGGGGTCGATGCTAGGTTGGTCCCGGATGTTTCAGGCCCCGTTTCTCCGGGCCTGTTTCCCCCAAATGACTAGCCCGGCGCTTCACTGCGTCGGGCCTTTTTGTCGTTTCACCGGCCGTCACTTCGACCCATGTTTCATCACTAAGCCAAGCGTGGTTATGGCGCGCCAAACAGGGGCCCCGCGCGAGAACCTTTCCGTTTAGCCGACGGATTGGCGAAGCGCTTCGAGATCCAGAATGTCGATGTGGCGGTGCGATGAAATCTGAATCACTCCGGCTCGCCGCAACCGCGTGAACTCGCGCGAAACTGTTCCAATCGTCAAGCCGAGAAAGTCGCCAATTTCGGCGCGCGTAAGCGGAAGATCGAAAGCCGTGACGGCGTTGCCTCCTGCAAACGGATCGATCTGCCGAACCATCATCATAAGAAAGCTGGCTACCTTTTCGTGTGCCGTCTTTCGTCCAAGCGCCAGCATCCACTCGCGACCCTGATCGACCTCGCGAAGGGCTTGGTGCAGCAGTTTTGCTTCGAGAGCCGGATTTTCTTCGAGCATCTTCCGCAGCGCGTTCCTGGGTATACTGCAGATCTCAACATCCGAAGAGGCTTCGACCCGGACATGGCTCTCGTCCTGATGAAGTCGTCCGACGAAATCGGGCGCGAATTGAAGTCCGACGATTTGTTGGCGACCATCGGTCAGAGTCTTGGTCAGCTTGAGCACGCCGCGCATGACATTGGCATAGGATACGATTGGCCCCTGCTCCTGCAAGAGAACGTCGCCGGCGGATATCTTCACCACACGCGTGAATTGGGCGAAATCCACTAATTCCTTGGCGTTGAGCGCGCCGCACATACCCTTGTGCCGTACATCACAGCTCTGACAGAGCTTCGGCACATTGGAGTTATGGATATCCTTCCGGGGCGTGTTCATGCTGCTCTGGCTTGAGGGTAATCATCTGCTGAGTCGAGACATCGCCTCTTTTCGAGCAGGCTGTCGGTTCTCTGGACGGACCCTGCATCCCATAAATCTTCTTGTCTTTGCTATCGCGCAAAGGCGAACCTGAATTGTTGCGGTACCGTAATCCTAAACGTTTGATGACGAGCGGTGACTGCGAGCGCGCGATTTTCTGAACTGACGACCAGTGAACGGCAAGGCC is a window encoding:
- a CDS encoding SHOCT domain-containing protein — protein: MIFGPLFMILFLAVLVALAVVLARWLGGAWPGTYPPHQLSSTPTPLDILKERFARGEIDKAEFEDRRRVLGE
- a CDS encoding Crp/Fnr family transcriptional regulator — encoded protein: MNTPRKDIHNSNVPKLCQSCDVRHKGMCGALNAKELVDFAQFTRVVKISAGDVLLQEQGPIVSYANVMRGVLKLTKTLTDGRQQIVGLQFAPDFVGRLHQDESHVRVEASSDVEICSIPRNALRKMLEENPALEAKLLHQALREVDQGREWMLALGRKTAHEKVASFLMMMVRQIDPFAGGNAVTAFDLPLTRAEIGDFLGLTIGTVSREFTRLRRAGVIQISSHRHIDILDLEALRQSVG